The Saprospiraceae bacterium genome includes a window with the following:
- a CDS encoding WYL domain-containing protein, whose product MPINKNALIRYKVLDNCFRNRQRKWTLDMLVDKVSDALYEYEGISKGASVRTIQYDIQMMRSDKLGYNAPIIVVDKKYYTYEDPKYSITNLPISHTDMQQMSEAVELLKQFKGFEHFKNLHEVVQKLEDHVYTTSGKQTPIIHFEKNDRLTGIQLLDPLYKAIQDKKVLFIEYKSFKAESAQIMTFHPWFLKEYKNRWFLFGVKGNTDHILNLALDRMVNVEIAENLKYRPSIIASVDEYFMDVIGVSVSLNVRPEIIQLWVDAANAPYIETKPLHHSQEIIERNDDGSLLLSIKVQLNFELEREILGFGSSMMVISPSKLRKRIAQTIQKQYVNYLPEPNTKS is encoded by the coding sequence ATGCCCATCAACAAAAACGCCCTCATCAGATACAAAGTCCTTGACAACTGCTTCCGCAATCGCCAACGGAAGTGGACACTCGATATGCTTGTAGATAAAGTCAGCGATGCACTCTACGAATACGAAGGCATCTCCAAAGGTGCTTCCGTCCGCACTATCCAATACGATATCCAAATGATGCGCAGTGATAAGCTTGGCTATAATGCACCCATCATCGTAGTAGATAAAAAATATTATACCTACGAAGACCCCAAATATAGCATCACGAATCTACCCATCTCACACACAGATATGCAGCAAATGTCAGAAGCAGTGGAATTGCTCAAACAGTTCAAAGGTTTCGAGCATTTCAAAAACCTGCATGAAGTAGTCCAAAAGCTGGAAGATCATGTTTACACTACCTCGGGTAAACAAACTCCTATCATACATTTCGAAAAAAATGACAGACTTACAGGAATACAACTTCTGGATCCATTATACAAAGCAATTCAGGATAAAAAGGTTCTTTTCATCGAGTACAAATCATTTAAGGCTGAAAGTGCCCAAATTATGACCTTTCACCCATGGTTTCTTAAAGAATACAAAAACAGATGGTTTCTTTTTGGTGTGAAAGGAAATACGGATCATATATTAAATTTGGCATTAGACAGAATGGTGAATGTTGAAATAGCTGAAAACTTAAAATACAGACCATCCATTATTGCTTCAGTTGATGAATACTTTATGGATGTGATCGGCGTCAGTGTGAGTCTTAATGTCAGACCTGAAATTATCCAACTTTGGGTAGATGCTGCCAACGCTCCTTATATAGAAACAAAACCACTACATCATAGTCAAGAGATAATTGAAAGAAATGATGACGGTAGTTTACTCCTTTCTATCAAAGTACAACTCAATTTTGAGCTGGAAAGAGAGATCCTAGGTTTCGGAAGTAGTATGATGGTCATCTCCCCATCAAAACTCAGGAAAAGAATAGCCCAAACTATCCAAAAGCAATATGTAAACTATTTACCTGAACCAAATACCAAATCATAA
- a CDS encoding slipin family protein produces MKKVVVNTNCIGLIFKNGELNQVLNQGIYWMMPWTEVSIHDMAKPFPMDINAEVLRLNKDFEVKTILIDVADNQMVFVYKDKVYHRLLTPGKYFFWNNDVNTYQFKTVDLSKIEIESDIDKKALMNLSGTYVRAYKLESFEKGILFVDGEMKQTLDAGTYMYWKNAIDISVLKTDMRLINMEIPGQEILTKDKSQLRLNFTLQYKVTDIIKALVENKEFEKQLYVIMQLAIREYVGKLTFDELMETKENLSEFVLNDVVTKATDLGVEVKSCGLKDIILPGDIRDIMNQVLIAEKRAQANIITRREETASTRSLLNTAKLMEDNAMLFKLKEMEYVEKIADKISHITLSGSGQVVDQLKQIFVK; encoded by the coding sequence ATGAAAAAAGTAGTTGTAAACACCAATTGTATCGGTTTGATCTTCAAAAACGGAGAACTTAACCAAGTATTAAATCAGGGCATTTATTGGATGATGCCTTGGACAGAAGTCAGTATCCACGACATGGCAAAACCATTTCCTATGGATATCAATGCAGAAGTATTGAGACTAAATAAGGATTTTGAAGTCAAAACCATCCTTATAGATGTAGCTGATAATCAAATGGTTTTTGTTTACAAAGATAAGGTGTATCATCGTTTATTGACGCCTGGAAAATATTTTTTCTGGAATAATGATGTCAATACTTACCAATTCAAAACAGTAGACTTGTCCAAAATTGAGATAGAATCAGATATCGACAAAAAAGCACTGATGAATCTTTCTGGTACTTATGTGCGAGCGTACAAATTGGAAAGTTTTGAAAAGGGAATTCTTTTTGTAGATGGAGAAATGAAGCAAACCCTTGATGCAGGTACCTATATGTATTGGAAAAACGCGATAGATATTTCAGTGCTAAAAACCGATATGCGACTCATCAATATGGAAATCCCTGGCCAAGAAATTTTGACCAAAGATAAATCGCAGTTGAGATTGAATTTTACCTTACAGTACAAAGTGACGGACATCATCAAAGCTTTGGTAGAGAACAAGGAGTTTGAAAAACAACTCTACGTCATCATGCAATTGGCTATCCGTGAGTACGTGGGCAAATTGACATTTGACGAATTGATGGAAACCAAAGAAAATCTCTCAGAATTTGTCTTAAACGATGTCGTAACGAAAGCCACTGACCTTGGTGTGGAAGTGAAGTCTTGTGGCCTAAAAGACATCATCTTGCCAGGAGATATCCGCGATATCATGAACCAAGTATTGATCGCCGAAAAACGTGCGCAAGCCAATATCATCACACGCCGTGAAGAGACCGCTTCTACACGAAGCTTGCTCAATACTGCAAAATTGATGGAAGACAATGCCATGCTATTCAAACTCAAAGAGATGGAATACGTGGAGAAAATCGCTGACAAAATCAGCCACATCACCTTGTCTGGCAGCGGTCAGGTTGTAGATCAATTGAAGCAGATATTTGTGAAGTAG
- a CDS encoding T4 RnlA family RNA ligase has protein sequence MTNLPFNIDALEEMISSGYVKMTKHPERPLYIYNYTAKAQYEYMWNEVMMLCRGLILDEHYAIVARPFTKFFNYGEVADQQIPSLPFEVYDKMDGSLGILYWCNDHPFIATRGSFMSEQAIKANELLHRKYANCIDKLDKSKTYLFEIIYPENRIVIDYGHKEELVLLAIVDLATGVESPLADIGFPVVKRYDGLNDLEAIRMMQIDEKEGFIIRFENGFRVKIKFAEYVRLHRIITQVSSKTIWEHLRDNQSLDELLEKVPDEFYQWVRTTIDEFWEAYRNIEAEAKAEYKELEDRKATAFYFQTCKHPAILFKMYEKRPYDAIIWKLLKPKFERPFRNDLEI, from the coding sequence ATGACAAATCTTCCATTCAACATCGATGCCCTAGAAGAAATGATTTCTTCAGGTTATGTAAAGATGACAAAACATCCGGAGCGACCGCTGTATATCTACAATTATACAGCCAAAGCGCAGTATGAATATATGTGGAATGAAGTGATGATGCTTTGTCGTGGCTTGATTTTGGATGAACATTATGCGATTGTGGCAAGACCGTTTACTAAGTTTTTTAATTATGGTGAAGTGGCTGATCAGCAGATTCCGTCGCTGCCATTTGAAGTGTACGACAAAATGGATGGCTCATTAGGTATTTTGTATTGGTGTAATGATCACCCTTTTATCGCCACGCGTGGGTCATTTATGAGCGAACAAGCCATCAAAGCCAATGAACTTTTACATAGAAAATATGCCAACTGTATCGACAAACTGGACAAAAGTAAAACTTATCTTTTTGAGATTATTTACCCTGAAAATCGTATCGTCATAGACTATGGTCATAAAGAAGAATTGGTTTTATTGGCTATCGTAGATTTAGCTACAGGTGTGGAGTCACCTTTGGCAGATATAGGTTTTCCTGTGGTGAAAAGATATGATGGATTGAATGATCTCGAGGCTATCCGGATGATGCAGATAGACGAAAAGGAAGGTTTTATCATACGTTTTGAGAATGGATTTAGGGTCAAAATCAAGTTTGCCGAGTATGTGCGCCTTCACAGGATCATCACTCAAGTATCTTCTAAAACCATTTGGGAGCATCTGCGAGATAACCAATCTTTGGACGAATTGTTGGAAAAAGTACCTGATGAGTTTTATCAGTGGGTACGTACGACGATTGATGAATTTTGGGAAGCCTATCGAAATATAGAAGCCGAGGCAAAAGCTGAATACAAAGAGCTGGAAGACCGAAAGGCAACCGCTTTTTATTTTCAGACATGTAAACATCCTGCCATCCTATTTAAGATGTACGAAAAAAGACCGTACGATGCCATCATTTGGAAGTTGTTGAAGCCGAAGTTTGAGAGACCATTTAGGAATGATTTAGAAATATAA
- a CDS encoding AAA family ATPase, with the protein MSKYKNPQLLILVGPPGSGKSTFAKYHLRTEENWFRVNRDDLRLMQFSQENLSEDEEALLTKMVDSAIISMLNNKVNVLVDATHTRKEFLNQYIIKFNHLADISFKLFEVDTEELKQRVIQRHQETGKFIPPNVLKRFIEQYENVKNNFDFSMRPKIRPENKTRTQDPSLPKAIICDLDGTLCLMNGRSPFDSSKCDQDLPNIPVVNMVKNYHQLGYKIILASGREDTYKPQTIAWLERFGITYDMLIMRVAGDFRKDSIIKKEMFINHIEGKYNIELVLDDRNQVVDLWRNDLQLPCFQVFYGDF; encoded by the coding sequence ATGAGCAAATATAAAAATCCACAATTATTAATCCTAGTAGGTCCACCAGGTTCTGGTAAGTCCACTTTTGCAAAATATCACTTAAGAACTGAAGAAAACTGGTTTAGAGTAAATAGAGATGATTTACGTTTGATGCAATTTAGTCAAGAAAATTTGAGTGAAGATGAAGAAGCTTTGCTCACCAAAATGGTAGATAGTGCGATCATATCTATGCTTAATAATAAAGTCAATGTTTTAGTAGATGCCACGCACACCAGAAAGGAATTCTTAAATCAATACATCATTAAGTTTAACCATCTAGCCGATATTTCTTTTAAATTATTTGAAGTAGATACGGAAGAATTGAAGCAAAGAGTGATTCAAAGACACCAAGAAACAGGAAAATTTATTCCACCAAATGTCTTAAAGCGATTTATTGAACAATATGAAAATGTAAAAAATAACTTTGATTTTTCCATGAGGCCTAAAATTCGTCCAGAAAACAAAACACGTACCCAAGACCCATCCCTACCCAAAGCCATCATCTGCGATCTTGACGGTACATTATGTCTTATGAATGGTCGTAGCCCTTTTGATTCATCAAAGTGTGATCAAGACCTTCCCAATATTCCTGTGGTCAATATGGTCAAAAATTACCATCAGTTGGGATACAAGATTATTTTGGCATCGGGAAGGGAAGATACTTACAAGCCACAGACGATAGCATGGCTAGAGCGATTCGGTATAACCTATGATATGTTGATCATGAGGGTTGCCGGTGATTTCAGGAAGGATTCGATCATCAAAAAAGAAATGTTTATCAATCATATTGAAGGGAAGTACAATATTGAATTAGTCCTTGACGATAGAAATCAGGTGGTAGATCTTTGGCGCAATGACCTACAACTTCCATGTTTTCAGGTATTTTATGGAGATTTTTGA
- a CDS encoding chromophore lyase CpcT/CpeT encodes MRFLFHFVLIITLSVACQHSVFAQKKSKSAPISQMALLKTWFTGEFNNYQQVHKEKEDSIVKDLIHEHIHSIFEPVDLPWMGANVFFVKQYFDNDPSKVYRQRIYSFSENKKEKAIQLDIYSFKDKSLDSIYTNAHKDKSILTQLNKEQLTASPGCEVFWQKNKDHFIGFMKPRACNFISKRSGKRIFITDSLMLNDKELWIRDEAEDEDGKYVFGHKAKIPHRLRKVEYYTGWAAAKKEGAKEMDAIRGLQFHNQGDRQKIKFSDGSETGYEARLGQLIYGKNLEILQIAVFKSGEEVPINYIWSDVDSHRIGINMKGYFQIGLTKKGIK; translated from the coding sequence ATGCGCTTTCTTTTCCATTTTGTTTTAATCATCACGTTATCTGTGGCTTGTCAACATTCAGTATTTGCCCAAAAAAAATCTAAATCAGCTCCCATTAGTCAGATGGCACTCTTGAAAACTTGGTTTACCGGTGAATTTAACAATTACCAGCAAGTACATAAAGAAAAGGAAGACAGCATTGTCAAAGATTTGATCCACGAGCACATACATTCTATTTTTGAGCCGGTGGATTTACCTTGGATGGGCGCAAATGTGTTTTTTGTAAAACAATACTTTGACAACGATCCGTCGAAAGTCTATCGTCAGCGGATTTACAGCTTTTCAGAAAATAAAAAAGAAAAGGCCATCCAGTTGGATATCTATTCATTTAAAGACAAGTCTCTGGATTCTATCTACACTAACGCTCATAAAGATAAGTCGATTTTGACCCAACTAAATAAGGAACAACTCACCGCATCACCAGGATGTGAGGTGTTCTGGCAAAAAAACAAAGACCATTTTATCGGATTTATGAAACCTCGCGCCTGCAATTTTATATCGAAAAGAAGCGGAAAACGTATTTTCATCACCGATAGTCTGATGCTCAACGACAAAGAATTGTGGATACGCGATGAGGCTGAAGACGAAGATGGGAAGTATGTCTTCGGCCACAAAGCCAAAATACCACACAGGCTAAGAAAAGTAGAATATTATACCGGATGGGCAGCTGCAAAAAAAGAGGGCGCAAAGGAGATGGATGCCATAAGAGGTTTACAGTTTCATAATCAAGGCGACAGACAAAAAATAAAATTTTCTGATGGGTCTGAAACGGGGTACGAAGCCCGATTAGGTCAGCTTATTTATGGTAAAAACCTTGAAATATTACAAATTGCCGTATTTAAGTCCGGTGAAGAAGTACCCATCAATTATATTTGGTCAGATGTGGACAGCCATCGCATCGGGATCAACATGAAAGGATATTTTCAGATAGGACTGACGAAGAAAGGAATTAAATAA